The nucleotide window AGCTTCCGCTGAGGCAGCCAAAGCAAAAGCTGCAGAAGAAACAGAAGAAGCCTCTGAAAAAATAGTTGAAGAGACACCATCGGTAGATGAGGTCATCTCTCTGGAGGATGCCATTGCCATCGATACAGAAGAGAGTGAAAAAAGCGAAGAGGCCGAAGAAAAAGAAGCCCAGAAAGGCATTCTGATCGCCAAGAAATTCATTCTTGAAAAAAGGGTCCTCTCCAAAGTTCTCGATAACCTCGGACACGACTATGTGATGCTCGACGATACGGAAAAGCTGGGCAGCGAGATCGCTTCAGGCAAATACGACATTGTATTTACCGACGAGGATCTTATCGATGAAGATATCAGCAAAAGCAGTGACAAACTGGCTATAATCACATCCGTAAATTCCAAAGAAGAGATCGAATCTCTGATCAAAAAACATAGAGGATAGGCAATATGGGATTAAAAGTATTAGTAGTTGATGACGACATGATCAATAGAATGTTACTTAAGACACTTCTTAAGAAAAACCCGAAGGTCAGCGAGATCATCGAGGCAGAGAATGGTTCTGATGCATTGGAAAAGATGAAAAAGGACCCCAGTATCAACCTCATCCTGCTTGACATCATGATGCCGATCGTTGACGGTATCGAGTTTTTGAAGATCTTCCGTCTCGATATGGAAAATGCCCATATCCCGGTCATTGTCCTCTCCACGGACGATACAAGGAAAACGGAAGTCTTTGACAGCGGTGCCAATGACTTCCTGAGAAAGCCGGTCAAAGAGGAGATGCTCACTGCAAAGATCGAGCAGTGGACTAAAGAGTAAAAGGGTTAAGGGTTAAGGGTTAAGGAGATTAGGTATCTCTTCTTTCTTAAACCTTAGTCCTTAGTACTTAAACCTAAAATTATTTTACGAACACTTCTTTCAACACATCATACACATTTGAAACACCGATTATCTTGATATTCTTCTTTACTTCATTTGGTATATCATCAAGGTCACGTTCGTAATTCTTTTGGGGGATCAATGCTTTGGTCACACCCGCTTTGTAGGCAGCGATAAGCTTCTCTTTCAGCCCGCCGATCGGAAGTACTTTCCCCGTCAGGGTCACTTCTCCTGTCATTGCCACCCTGTTATCCACTTTTCTGCCGCTTAAAATGGAAGCTATGGCCGTTACCATGGTTATACCCGCACTCGGTCCGTCTTTGGGTGTCGCCCCTTCGGGTACGTGGATATGCAGGTCATAGCGCTTGTAAACCTCACTGGGGTCCACAGAGATACGCTCTTCTCTCTCTTTGAGCGTATGAGGAATACATGATGGCGTGATCTCCAGTTTCTTTTCATCAATGAGTATCTTCACAACAGAGTGCGCAATGCGTACAGACTCCTTCATTACATCACCGAGGCTTCCGGTAAGTTGGAGCATGCCCTTCCCTTTGATCTTGATCGCTTCGATGGTAAGCACATCCCCGCCGACCGCTGTCCAGGCAAGCCCGCTGACCACACCGACCTGAGGTTTCTTGTCGACAAGCGAAATTTCAAACACTTTTTTGTCCGTGAACTGCTCCAGGTTCTTCTTTGTTATGGCAATATGGGTCTTGCTGCTGTCTTCAAGCAGCATACGCGCAGATTTTCGCATAAGCCCCGCGATGCGGCGGCGAAGGTTCCTCACGCCCGCTTCTCTGGTATACTCGTCTATAAGTATCTTCAGCGCTTTGTCGGAAATGGAGAACTCCCTGCGTTTGAGCGCATGTTTCTTCAGCTCCTGCGGAATAAGGTAGCGCTTGGCGATCTCGAATTTCTCTTTGGGCGTATAGGAGTTGAGCCCTATGAACTCCATTCTGTCACGCAGCGGTGCGGGGATTCGCCCCACATCGTTCGCCGTGGCAATGAAGATCGCTTTGCTCAGGTCGATGTTGAAGTTCAGGTAGTAGTCCCTGTACTTGCTGTTCTGTTCCGGGTCAAGTATCTCCAATAGTGCCGCTGTCGGGTCGCCACGCATGCTTCTTCCCACTTTGTCGATCTCATCCAGGACAATGACAGGGTCCATGCTTTTGGCCTCTATGAGCCCCTGTACCAGACGACCGGGCATCGCACCCACATAGGTTCGTCTGTGCCCTCTGAGTTCGTTGACATCTTCAAGCCCGCCCAGCGCGATACGCACGAGTGGCCGTCCAAGTGCCGTGGCGATAGAATTCGCCAGAGAGGTCTTACCTACCCCCGGAGGTCCTGCAAAACAGAGGATGACCCCGCCTGCCTCTTTCTGCTTGATCCCTCTGAGTTCCGCCAGTTCCCTAACCGAGAAGAATTCAACGATACGTTCTTTGGGTTTTTCCAGAGAGTAATGGTCCTTGTCAAGCTCCTTGGAGACCTCTTTGACACTCAGGTTCTTCTTGGTAAGCTTCCCGAACGGCAGTTCAAGTACCCACTCCAGGTAAGACTGAAGTACATTGGCATCCGCCGAGTCCGGATGCATTCTGGCAAGACGGTCGAGCTGTTTGCTGATCTCCTTGAAGGCATCCTCGTTCATATGTGGCTTGAGCGCCTCCACTTTCTCTCTGAACGCGGCGATCTCCTCTTCACGCTGTGTATCCATTCCCAGTTCATGCTGTATCTCTTTGAGCTGTTCTTTGAGGAAATACTCTTTGTTGGTCTGCTCGATCTTGGTATGCACCTTCGTACGTATCTCTCTCTGTACCTTGGCAGATTCGATCTCGGAAGTGACCACATCGATGAGCCCCAGAAGTCTTTTCTCTATATCCGGCTCGATGTAAAGCACATAGGCGACCTCTTTCTCCAGTTTCAACATGGAAGAGACAAGATCGGCGATACGGTTGGGTTCGTCATTCTCTTCGATGGTACGTACCAGATCGGCGGGGAAATGGCTGCTGAGCGAGGAGAGTATCTTTATCTTGTCGCGCAGCACACCCATCAGCGCATCGACTTTAAGCTGGTCATATCCGTCATGTTTGACGATGTCGATGAGCGCTCTGTTGAAGTCCCCCTCTGCCGGTTCGAGTATCTTTCCACGTGCAAGCCCCTGAAAGAGTATCTTCACTCTTCCGTCAGGAATATGCACCTTGCGCATAATGGAGCCGACCACCCCTACTCTGTACATCGCATCGAAGTCACGGCTTCCCTCTTTGCCGGGAATGGATGACGTCACGAAAAGAAGCGAGTTGTTCTCCATGGCATCCGTCGCCGCATCGATATCCTTCTGGTCGGTCAGGAAAATAGGGCTGATCATAAAAGGGTAAAGAAAAAGTTCATCCTCGACAACAATGGGAAGCGTTGCCGGAAATTCATCATAATCACTAAGTTGCATAGTAAATCCTTTGGATTTTAAAATTAAAATTGTTTATTTTTATCGCGTAGGGTCGGTTTACCGACCAAAAAATAGAAACTAAAGAAGAAAAGTATAGGACAGATGGTTTAATGGTCGGTAAACCGACCCTACTGTTCAGAAATATTTTTTTATCTTCTAATCGAACACTTGCCCTATCACTCCTTTTTCAGGAGGGGTAATGTCCGCCATCTCTACGATGGAGCCTTTGTTCTTCTCTCGGTAGATCTTCGCTGCATCCGGCTTGCCTGTTCTCTCATAGAGTGCCGCAATGTTCTCGTTGAGCAGGTACTGGCTCATGTGCAGACGTACCAAAATGGTCTTGACCAGCGGCGTATAGGTGGAACCTGGGTACCTCAGAAGGTATGTCCCTGCTCCGTTGATACTGTCCATAATGAGCTTCTGGTCCTTATAGACATCCTTGATGCCCAGGAAAGCGGCTTTGAGCTTCATGTACTCGATATACTCACGGTTCTTCTCACCCCCGAAACGCTTGTTGTACTCGTCGAGGTAGTACCCTGCAAGTAGATACTCCTCTTCATCCATATGCGCGACGGCAAGCATCATCATTGCCGTCTGCATCAGAGGCGAACGCATATGCTCACTCTTGAGCGAAATGTAGTAGGCATCTGCCTTATCCATGTTGCCCGAAGCGATGCTGTTCCCTATCTGCTGGTACCAGTAAAGCGCCGGTTTGTTAAACTCGGCAACCTCATCGTCATCTTTCGCACAGCCCACAAATAAAAATGCCAATGCCAGACCGATCAAAATACTTTTCTTCAAATTTACTGCCCACCTTCAAGTTATAATCACTATTATCATATCTCAAAGTATGTAAAAAGCGAATTAGATACAGTCCGATTGTGTACTTATTCTTTATGCTATAATTACAAAAAAAGGCTTTAAGATGCAAAAAGAACATATTCTCTCCTATCTTGCCGATATGAAGTCTGACCTTGCTAAGAAAGGAATTGAGAAGATCGGTCTTTTTGGAAGTTTTGCTAAAGATAAAGCAGATACATTCAGCGATATTGATATTGCCATAAAGATCAAAAAATCCTACCTCGATGAACACGATGTTTGGGATTATTTTACCCTTATCGACAGCATCAAACAAATGTTACTCAAAAAATTTTCACGAAAAATAGATGTATACGACCTTGACAGTAGTAGCGATATAAAAGATACAATCTCTAAGGAGATCATCTATGTCTGATCCGTATGATAGGCTGAGAACTATACAGAAAAAGATCGATTTTATAGAAAACATATGCAAAGAAGATGGGTCTATCACCAATGCCCTGGCAGATGAAAAGCGTTCAAGAGCTTCTATTCTCATGCATTTGACCTCTATCGCCGAACAATTTAACAAGCTGGCAGAAGATGCCGAATTTGGTATATTGAGTCAGTTCGACAAGAGAGACCTCAAAGGAAGCTATGATGTCAGAAACTATATTGCCCATGATTATGAGGGTGTCAACTTAAGTGTAATTGAACACATTATCCGTAATAAACTGCCAAAGATAAAAACGATTACTGAAATAATTTTATCTCCTCTTCAGAGAACTGCCACTTCATAAAAAAAAGATCCTATAGGAGATGGAACTGCGGGAGATGGCTTAAACTAGAGGTGCGGCATAGAGCATAGAAACAGAGGGGTCAAACAGAGGGGTCAAACAGAGCAAACAGAGGGGTCAGGTGATGCTAATGCTATTTTTTGTCCTGACAATAATTCGCTGTATGGTCGCCTGATTCAACCCCAAAACTTTAGCGATCATATGTTGTGAATACCCTTGTCTATACGCTTCGAGTATACGTACATTCCTCTCTTTCTTTTCTCCTGTCCCCTGCAGCAATTTTTTCAGTTTTTCTTCATCTATTCTCCTGCCAACATTCGATGCCGCCAACATTGCCGATGCTTTTTTCAGTTCCGCCAACTGGTCTGTATCTACCGGTGACTCAAGAAATGCCCTAATGGCTTCCCTGTCATCCAGATAGTTTTGTACTATCCAGGCATTTTTGAGACATTTTGGAATCTTCTTTTCATCAAGAAAAAAATGTGCCGAATTGTATGGATATGATTCAACAGACTTTACCATGGCGGCCTTGATGGGATTTTGCTCTATGTAGCGCATCAGTGTATACAGATAGGCTTCATCCGTAACATACCAGGACCGATACCTCCCCTGCCACAAATGTCCTACTCTTCCATATTTTTTATTGAAGTAGATGGCATAATTGGCATTGATCTGCCGCATGAACCGTGAAAGGTTCTCTTCCTCTGTCTCAATAAGTAAATGGTAGTGGTTGCTCATCAGACAGTAGTTGTGTACGTTTACGGCATAGTTTTGTGCATGCGCACACAGCAACTCGAGGAAATATTCATAATCCTCCACCTCCCCGTACACCATACGTCTTTCAACTCCTCTATTGATGATATGGTAATATCCCGGAATTTCAATGCGTGGTTTTCTCGGCATCATCTCCTCCTACGGTGAAATTTGGTTGTTTACTATTGTAACTTGAAAAGCCTTAGATAGCATCGACATCACCTGACCCCTTCTTCTCTTCTTCCCCTGACCCCTTTTTCTCTTTGTTATTTTTCTATTTCGATTCTTGGGGAATTAGTCTTACTTTACAAACATCAAATATTGATGTACAATAAAACATATTTAAAATCATAAAGGATAGATGATGGAAGCACAAACAAATTATGATCGCATTACATTTTCGCTACCACACAGTATGAATGTCACACTCGATTCCCTAAAACAGGAGTTACAAAGTTCCAAATCTGACATTATAAAACAAGCAATAGAGTATTTTGTGAAGCAACAGGAAGAAAAGAAGCTTGCACGTGCTGTTGAACTCATGGCAAAAGAGTATGAAAACAATGATGAGCTTACCACTCTTACTGACTTGGACTCTGAGGACTTCCAATGAAACAGGGCTCTATCTGGCAAGTAAATCTTGACCCAACAATTGGTTCAGAAATCAAAAAAAGCAGACCCTGCCTCATACTCAACAACGATAAAATAGGAAAACTCCCACTAAAAATTGTTGCTCCTATTACAGACTTTAAAGAGCACTATGCTCTTGTTCCATGGATGGTAACTGTTGAACCCACAAAAGAAAATGGACTAAGCAAAAAATCTGCCATCGACCTTTTTCAGGTACGTTCAGTTTCACAGCAGAGACTCACTTGTAAAATAGGAAAAATACAAAATAATATTTTACTTAAATGCAGACAATCACTCGATATAGTTTTTGAGGTTTATGGAAAAGAATAGCATTGGCATCACCTGACCCCTATCTTATCTCCCCTATCTCCTAAGTAAAAGAGAGAAGCTTCGGCAGAACAGTGATGCCTGCATTAATGAAATACGGGCTTTGTCCAAGATTCGAATTAAAGAAAAGCTGGCTGTACTTTCAAAAAAAGAGATTGATATGATCCAAAAAGCGATCTGTCAAATTTTATTATAAGCAGAATTTAAATTCATAGTGTAGCACTTTCTTTCGCTCTTTCACACGATTATATACACCGTCAGATAGCGCTAACATATCCTGTCTCTTTCTCTATCGTGAAAACGATATTGGTAATACTGGTATCTTCAAAGCCCACCGTAATAGTACAGTCTGTTGTCATATATCCGTCATAGGGGTTCGAAGCAGAGAAGATACCACTTTTGAAAGGCCGCCCAAGGTGATCGAAAGCTATATGTGTCGATCCACTGCAGCCTCCACCGAATGCTACACTGTCTACACCATATTTCTTTCCGAGAAAAAGATTAGGACTTTCATCATTGTCGATCGTACTGTCTCCCGCAGCATTATAAATATATTTTCCATTAATCGGATCTATTGCTGTTTCATTCTTATCGACATTTCCTCCATGATCGGCATTCGATGAAATGGTGTAAAAATACCGTCCATCTCCATCAGCTGAAAACCGGATGGTCCACAGCTCCTGCTGCCAGTTTGCATCTCTGGGGTCCGTTTTGTCATCGACCAGTGCCAGATGCTGCGTATACCGGATAGCCGCAAGAATGTTGTCTTTCGCACCCTGTCTCAGATCACGGTCAAGCCTTGGTAATGCCAATGCTGCTAATATTCCTATTACTACGATAACCAATGTAAGTTCAATCATTGTAAAAGCCGGTTTTTTCATTATTACTGCCTTTTTAACCTCTTAATCTTAATAAAAAATTTATTTATTATAACATAAGTTCAAAAAACATAGATTCATACCAAATAAATTTTCACTTTAGTTCATTCGAAATATATTAAAGAAACTTCAGTTTAAGAAAATATAAAAGATAAACGTCATATACTATAATATTAAGTGGGGTCTATAACAATTAGAGATAGGCTCATAAAATTCAGGAGTATATTATGAAAAGCTCAGATATTATCTTTAAACTTTTTGATAAAACAAACAAGAAAATATTATTTTTAATATTAGGTTCATTCTTTTTCATCTCTTCTGCTTTTGGTGCTGCATCAAATACTCCAGATATCAGTATTTCTCCAACATCCGTAAGCATATCGGAGGGGACTGCCTCTGTTACTTTGACCGTAACACTAAGTGAAGCAGGGAATAAAGGTTCCATAGAGGTAGACTATACCGATAACTGTAATGCAAGCAGCGGAAGCGTTACCATAGCAAAGGGTAACACAAGCGCAACTATTTCCATTGATACATCTACATTAACGGCACCGACATCCTGTACGGTTACTCTTGACAGTGCAAATGGTAATACCGGCCAAAATGTAGGTACTATCAGCCCTGATACTTCGACCATTACTGTTACCTCATCTACCTCATCTGACTCCGACCTCAAGATCACAAAAACAGGTAGTGCTGAAGTAGTGACCGTCAATCGCTGGTTCTACTATACCATCGATGTCAAAAACGAAGGAACAGATACGGCAACAAATGTAGAGGTTGTCGATACATTGCCTACAGAGATTACAGAGGTTGATGAAGTTCTGACAAACCAAGACTCCGATACAGTGTGGACTTGTGATGCAAATACAACCACCAGCCCGATCACTGTTACCTGTCTGCATGATGACAGCAATATATCTTCAGGAGAGACACATAGCATTATTTTGTATGTGAGGGCACCTTTAGAGTCCGGTACCATCGAAAACGATGTTACCGTAACCAACCAGACCGATACCAACAGTACTACTGTCAGCAGTTCCGCGCATGAAGTGACTACCATCACGAATGATGTGGACAATGCAGAAAACCTCTGTTATAGCGTCGAACCAACAACAGATGCAGACTGTTTGAAAAGAGGGAACTTCTACTATGGAAACGGATGTACGACCTTGGTGACCATTTCCGATAACAATGAATCAAATCAGAGTTTAGAGGATCTCGTAGTTACCAAGATGTATGCTCCCGAACTGGATCGTGGAATTGCAACTACTAGCGTGGGCACTATACGTTCTACCGGAGCAACAAGTGGAGGCCCATCTCCAATTGCCATCACAGAATATACCAGCTACACGGAGGGATATGTCGTAGATGTTGGTAACTCATTAGCCAATGATGCGAATTTTACCCTTACGGATGTAAACTCATACAATAACGGCAATAAAATGTACGGTATCGCACTTTATGCGGATTACAATATCTCTATCACCAATACAGCTGGCGATACAGGAAATGAGCATCACAGCGGACGTATCTATGCCTGTGGAGGCGGGGGAGAAGGTGGTATCGAGATCACTACTTCCGCGGATGTCATCGATACACCTATTGGCACATCTGCAACACTGGCTGGCTACTATAACAGCAGTACAGACACATCGAACAATGGTACCAATATCAAATATATCAAGACCATGGTTGCTTCAGATCAGGCAAGGGAGATCGAAGGAGTACATCTTGACCTGGGTGGATTCGCCACTACGTATGAATTCAATGGAACATCCTATTCGGACTATGTGGTGATACCCTATTTGACCGATGACAGCTGTACTGTCGTTTTCGAGAATATCATCGATCCGAATACCAATGAACAGCTTGTTATCGAGATCCCGGAAGGCTCCTATTCGGCCACAGGTACAATGATCGTTCCTTCTTATGTGATGGATGCTGTCCGTATGCAGTTGATCTTTGTCGATCCGAACGGTTTGAGTGTAGAGGGGCAGCAATGTCTTGCAAACAGCAGCACAACAGGTAACTTTGCCAGGCTGGCACAGTGTGTCAACTCCGAAGTACAGTACAAAACTGCCTTTGGTCAGGATGCATGGGACCGTTGCGGACTCGACAGCGGTAAACCATGCATACCAGCTAATCATGGTGATGCCGATGAATATGACCCTACTTACGATCCTGCTATAGATCATATTTATAACAATGAACTCGGGTGCTACCTGTGTACCTTTAACATTCGACCTGTCTGCTCATCTGACAATTTTGCCATTCGTCCAAGGAAGTTTGATGTCAACATCACAGACAAGGTCACCATACTCACAGCAGGCAAACCAGAGAGCCTCTTCTTCAGGGCACCGGATGACAATAATGTAACTCCGGTGACCGATTACAATGAGACGCAGGACAGTTCTTTTGTTGTCGATCTCGATATCAATGACTCCACCAAAGCGTGTGAAAAAATGAGTATAACTATGACACCGTCCGTTGCTTTTGTGAATGGTGAACATCAGGATGACTTTACTTTCGATGATGTTGGAGACATCAATATGTCCATCCATGAGATCAATGGTTCAGAATTTGCTTTGATCGACTGGGATGACACCAATGATTCCGAAAGATTTATTGAAGAATATAATGCCACTTTCAGAGTTATTCCAGATCGTTTTGACATCAATGCAAGCCTGAAGGACCATAATACAAATGACCACTTTACATATCTGCACGATATCAACAGATATGAGAATGACAGTAATTACTCAATGGGTGCAGAACTGAATGTCACCATCAAAGCCGTAGGTGCAGATGGCAATGTAACGCATAACTATATAGAAACCTGTTATGCAAAAGATACAAACCTGGCTTTGGGACTGACTGGGACCACTATTACCTATCCGGGTACTACTCAGGCACTCAGCTTTTTCCTTTACTACAATCCGGAAGAAGATGACGGCACTGCTGATAGTGGCGAAAGTAATGTTTCACTAACAGCAAGTGGCAATACGATCACCCTCAACAGACTGGATATAAACAACACCAAAGCATCTTTTACGAGTCAGACAGCACCTGATGAAAATGGAACCACCAACATTTTGTATAAAATGAACTTCGACAGAAATATGAGCTTGGTAGTTGATCCCTTCAGAATTACAGTAAGTGATATCAATATTACTGAGGTGAATGTGACCGATTTTAGCGGGACAGGCACACTTGTGCCTAACCAATATGTCGTCAAGGGGCAGACGGGGACACTGACAGACCAAAATGCGACTTTCTACTTCGGAAGAGCCAAACCATCGAAGTACTTTTATGAAGATATCACTACAGATTGGACATACACACCCATTACCGCAACAGTATACTGTGACAGCCTCGTTAACTGTAGTAACTTTGGTATCAATATATTGCTTGCAGGAACCGATGAAAGGAACTGGTATATTGTAAGGGGG belongs to Sulfurovum riftiae and includes:
- a CDS encoding pilus assembly FimT family protein, whose translation is MKKPAFTMIELTLVIVVIGILAALALPRLDRDLRQGAKDNILAAIRYTQHLALVDDKTDPRDANWQQELWTIRFSADGDGRYFYTISSNADHGGNVDKNETAIDPINGKYIYNAAGDSTIDNDESPNLFLGKKYGVDSVAFGGGCSGSTHIAFDHLGRPFKSGIFSASNPYDGYMTTDCTITVGFEDTSITNIVFTIEKETGYVSAI
- the lon gene encoding endopeptidase La; protein product: MQLSDYDEFPATLPIVVEDELFLYPFMISPIFLTDQKDIDAATDAMENNSLLFVTSSIPGKEGSRDFDAMYRVGVVGSIMRKVHIPDGRVKILFQGLARGKILEPAEGDFNRALIDIVKHDGYDQLKVDALMGVLRDKIKILSSLSSHFPADLVRTIEENDEPNRIADLVSSMLKLEKEVAYVLYIEPDIEKRLLGLIDVVTSEIESAKVQREIRTKVHTKIEQTNKEYFLKEQLKEIQHELGMDTQREEEIAAFREKVEALKPHMNEDAFKEISKQLDRLARMHPDSADANVLQSYLEWVLELPFGKLTKKNLSVKEVSKELDKDHYSLEKPKERIVEFFSVRELAELRGIKQKEAGGVILCFAGPPGVGKTSLANSIATALGRPLVRIALGGLEDVNELRGHRRTYVGAMPGRLVQGLIEAKSMDPVIVLDEIDKVGRSMRGDPTAALLEILDPEQNSKYRDYYLNFNIDLSKAIFIATANDVGRIPAPLRDRMEFIGLNSYTPKEKFEIAKRYLIPQELKKHALKRREFSISDKALKILIDEYTREAGVRNLRRRIAGLMRKSARMLLEDSSKTHIAITKKNLEQFTDKKVFEISLVDKKPQVGVVSGLAWTAVGGDVLTIEAIKIKGKGMLQLTGSLGDVMKESVRIAHSVVKILIDEKKLEITPSCIPHTLKEREERISVDPSEVYKRYDLHIHVPEGATPKDGPSAGITMVTAIASILSGRKVDNRVAMTGEVTLTGKVLPIGGLKEKLIAAYKAGVTKALIPQKNYERDLDDIPNEVKKNIKIIGVSNVYDVLKEVFVK
- a CDS encoding ribbon-helix-helix protein, CopG family, giving the protein MEAQTNYDRITFSLPHSMNVTLDSLKQELQSSKSDIIKQAIEYFVKQQEEKKLARAVELMAKEYENNDELTTLTDLDSEDFQ
- a CDS encoding nucleotidyltransferase family protein gives rise to the protein MQKEHILSYLADMKSDLAKKGIEKIGLFGSFAKDKADTFSDIDIAIKIKKSYLDEHDVWDYFTLIDSIKQMLLKKFSRKIDVYDLDSSSDIKDTISKEIIYV
- a CDS encoding outer membrane protein assembly factor BamD — translated: MKKSILIGLALAFLFVGCAKDDDEVAEFNKPALYWYQQIGNSIASGNMDKADAYYISLKSEHMRSPLMQTAMMMLAVAHMDEEEYLLAGYYLDEYNKRFGGEKNREYIEYMKLKAAFLGIKDVYKDQKLIMDSINGAGTYLLRYPGSTYTPLVKTILVRLHMSQYLLNENIAALYERTGKPDAAKIYREKNKGSIVEMADITPPEKGVIGQVFD
- a CDS encoding DUF11 domain-containing protein, with product MTVTLSEAGNKGSIEVDYTDNCNASSGSVTIAKGNTSATISIDTSTLTAPTSCTVTLDSANGNTGQNVGTISPDTSTITVTSSTSSDSDLKITKTGSAEVVTVNRWFYYTIDVKNEGTDTATNVEVVDTLPTEITEVDEVLTNQDSDTVWTCDANTTTSPITVTCLHDDSNISSGETHSIILYVRAPLESGTIENDVTVTNQTDTNSTTVSSSAHEVTTITNDVDNAENLCYSVEPTTDADCLKRGNFYYGNGCTTLVTISDNNESNQSLEDLVVTKMYAPELDRGIATTSVGTIRSTGATSGGPSPIAITEYTSYTEGYVVDVGNSLANDANFTLTDVNSYNNGNKMYGIALYADYNISITNTAGDTGNEHHSGRIYACGGGGEGGIEITTSADVIDTPIGTSATLAGYYNSSTDTSNNGTNIKYIKTMVASDQAREIEGVHLDLGGFATTYEFNGTSYSDYVVIPYLTDDSCTVVFENIIDPNTNEQLVIEIPEGSYSATGTMIVPSYVMDAVRMQLIFVDPNGLSVEGQQCLANSSTTGNFARLAQCVNSEVQYKTAFGQDAWDRCGLDSGKPCIPANHGDADEYDPTYDPAIDHIYNNELGCYLCTFNIRPVCSSDNFAIRPRKFDVNITDKVTILTAGKPESLFFRAPDDNNVTPVTDYNETQDSSFVVDLDINDSTKACEKMSITMTPSVAFVNGEHQDDFTFDDVGDINMSIHEINGSEFALIDWDDTNDSERFIEEYNATFRVIPDRFDINASLKDHNTNDHFTYLHDINRYENDSNYSMGAELNVTIKAVGADGNVTHNYIETCYAKDTNLALGLTGTTITYPGTTQALSFFLYYNPEEDDGTADSGESNVSLTASGNTITLNRLDINNTKASFTSQTAPDENGTTNILYKMNFDRNMSLVVDPFRITVSDINITEVNVTDFSGTGTLVPNQYVVKGQTGTLTDQNATFYFGRAKPSKYFYEDITTDWTYTPITATVYCDSLVNCSNFGINILLAGTDERNWYIVRGHNANIGDGNVTIQIGATLIEPEGTATSSTDQAINGFTRSSGDANVLIISNGVRGDVNVSRGSSPLPPLTVPLELVTENDVTGILPFTNRWLIYTKDPNGILILPNPFYKVRFITESKWTGEGKTGYVIDTNASYKKSKRLDW
- a CDS encoding transposase, with the translated sequence MPRKPRIEIPGYYHIINRGVERRMVYGEVEDYEYFLELLCAHAQNYAVNVHNYCLMSNHYHLLIETEEENLSRFMRQINANYAIYFNKKYGRVGHLWQGRYRSWYVTDEAYLYTLMRYIEQNPIKAAMVKSVESYPYNSAHFFLDEKKIPKCLKNAWIVQNYLDDREAIRAFLESPVDTDQLAELKKASAMLAASNVGRRIDEEKLKKLLQGTGEKKERNVRILEAYRQGYSQHMIAKVLGLNQATIQRIIVRTKNSISIT
- a CDS encoding type II toxin-antitoxin system PemK/MazF family toxin — encoded protein: MKQGSIWQVNLDPTIGSEIKKSRPCLILNNDKIGKLPLKIVAPITDFKEHYALVPWMVTVEPTKENGLSKKSAIDLFQVRSVSQQRLTCKIGKIQNNILLKCRQSLDIVFEVYGKE
- a CDS encoding response regulator; the protein is MGLKVLVVDDDMINRMLLKTLLKKNPKVSEIIEAENGSDALEKMKKDPSINLILLDIMMPIVDGIEFLKIFRLDMENAHIPVIVLSTDDTRKTEVFDSGANDFLRKPVKEEMLTAKIEQWTKE
- a CDS encoding DUF86 domain-containing protein, encoding MSDPYDRLRTIQKKIDFIENICKEDGSITNALADEKRSRASILMHLTSIAEQFNKLAEDAEFGILSQFDKRDLKGSYDVRNYIAHDYEGVNLSVIEHIIRNKLPKIKTITEIILSPLQRTATS